Proteins from one Pseudomonas bijieensis genomic window:
- the nuoK gene encoding NADH-quinone oxidoreductase subunit NuoK encodes MPAIPLEHGLAVAGILFCLGLVGLMVRRNILFVLMSLEVMMNASALAFIVAGARWAQPDGQIMFILVISLAAAEASIGLAILLQLYRRFHTLDIDAASEMRG; translated from the coding sequence ATGCCTGCTATCCCTCTCGAGCATGGTCTGGCGGTTGCCGGCATCCTGTTCTGCCTCGGTCTGGTCGGCCTGATGGTCCGCCGCAACATTCTGTTCGTGCTGATGAGCCTGGAGGTCATGATGAATGCCTCCGCCCTGGCCTTCATCGTCGCGGGCGCTCGCTGGGCGCAGCCGGATGGACAGATCATGTTCATCCTGGTGATCAGCCTGGCAGCCGCCGAGGCCAGTATCGGCCTGGCGATCCTGTTGCAGCTGTATCGCCGCTTCCACACTCTCGATATCGACGCTGCCAGCGAGATGCGCGGATGA
- the nuoM gene encoding NADH-quinone oxidoreductase subunit M — protein sequence MILPWLILIPFIGGLLCWIAERSSSTLPRWIALLTMSLELALGLWLWATGDYSFAPAPGADPTWALEFKHAWIARFGISVHLALDGLSLLMILLTGLLGILSVLCSWKEIQRHVGFFHLNLMWILGGVVGVFLALDLFMFFFFWEMMLVPMYFLIALWGHSSSDGKKTRIYAATKFFIFTQASGLIMLVAILGLVLVNFNNTGVITFNYADLLKVQMSKTTEYVLMLGFFIAFAVKLPVVPFHSWLPDAHAQAPTAGSVDLAGILLKTAAYGLLRFALPLFPNASAEFAPIAMTLGLIGIFYGAFLAFAQTDIKRLIAFSSVSHMGFVLIGIYSGSQLALQGAVIQMLAHGLSAAALFILSGQLYERLHTRDMREMGGIWSRIAYLPAISLFFAAASLGLPGTGNFVGEFLILIGTFASAPWITAIATSGLVFGSVYSLIMIHRAYFGPSKSDEVLRGMDGRELIMVLGLAVLLVYLGVSPQPFLDTSAATMHGVQQWLGTAFSQLASAR from the coding sequence ATGATTCTGCCCTGGCTAATCCTGATCCCCTTCATCGGCGGCCTGCTGTGCTGGATCGCGGAGCGCTCCAGCTCCACGCTCCCGCGCTGGATTGCGCTGCTGACCATGTCCCTGGAACTCGCGCTCGGCCTCTGGCTGTGGGCGACCGGCGACTATTCATTCGCTCCGGCCCCTGGCGCCGATCCGACCTGGGCGCTTGAATTCAAGCACGCCTGGATCGCGCGCTTCGGCATCAGCGTGCACCTGGCCCTCGACGGCCTGTCGCTGCTGATGATCCTGCTGACCGGCCTGCTGGGTATCCTCTCGGTCCTCTGCTCCTGGAAAGAGATCCAGCGCCACGTCGGTTTCTTCCACCTGAACCTGATGTGGATCCTGGGCGGTGTCGTCGGCGTGTTCCTGGCGCTGGACCTGTTCATGTTTTTCTTCTTCTGGGAAATGATGCTGGTGCCGATGTACTTCCTCATCGCGCTCTGGGGTCACAGTTCTTCGGACGGCAAGAAAACCCGGATCTACGCGGCGACCAAGTTCTTCATCTTCACCCAGGCGTCCGGCCTGATCATGTTGGTGGCGATCCTTGGCCTGGTGCTGGTCAACTTCAACAACACTGGCGTGATTACCTTCAACTACGCCGACCTGTTGAAAGTGCAGATGTCCAAGACCACCGAGTACGTGCTGATGCTGGGCTTCTTCATCGCCTTCGCGGTGAAGCTGCCGGTGGTGCCGTTCCACTCCTGGCTGCCGGACGCCCACGCCCAGGCACCGACCGCAGGTTCCGTGGACCTGGCGGGTATCTTGCTCAAGACCGCGGCCTATGGCCTGCTGCGCTTTGCCCTGCCGTTGTTCCCCAACGCCTCGGCGGAGTTCGCACCGATTGCCATGACCCTGGGCCTGATCGGGATTTTCTACGGTGCATTCCTGGCCTTCGCCCAGACCGACATCAAGCGCCTGATCGCCTTCTCCAGCGTTTCGCACATGGGCTTCGTACTGATCGGGATCTACTCCGGCAGCCAGTTGGCCCTGCAAGGCGCGGTGATCCAGATGTTGGCTCACGGCCTGTCGGCCGCCGCACTGTTTATCCTCAGCGGTCAGTTGTACGAGCGTCTGCACACCCGGGACATGCGTGAGATGGGCGGCATCTGGTCGCGTATCGCCTACCTGCCGGCCATCAGCCTGTTCTTCGCGGCCGCGTCCCTGGGGCTGCCGGGCACCGGCAACTTCGTCGGCGAGTTCCTGATCCTGATCGGCACCTTCGCCAGTGCGCCATGGATCACCGCCATCGCGACGTCCGGCCTGGTGTTCGGTTCGGTCTACTCGCTGATCATGATCCACCGCGCCTACTTCGGCCCGTCCAAGTCGGACGAAGTGCTGCGCGGCATGGACGGTCGCGAACTGATCATGGTGCTCGGCCTTGCGGTGCTGCTGGTTTACCTCGGCGTTTCCCCGCAGCCGTTCCTCGACACCTCTGCCGCCACCATGCATGGCGTGCAGCAGTGGCTCGGCACCGCCTTCTCTCAACTCGCTTCGGCCCGGTAA
- the nuoJ gene encoding NADH-quinone oxidoreductase subunit J yields the protein MEFAFYFASGIAVVSTLRVVTNTNPVHALLYLIISLIAVAMTFFALGAPFAGALEVIAYAGAIMVLFVFVVMMLNLGPAAVQQERSWLKPGIWAGPVILSALLLGELLYVLFAHQSGQAIGHTTVGAKAVGISLFGPYLLVVELASMLLLAAAVTAFHLGRNEAKE from the coding sequence ATGGAATTCGCTTTCTATTTCGCATCGGGTATTGCAGTGGTGTCCACGCTTCGCGTGGTCACCAACACCAACCCCGTGCACGCCCTGCTCTACCTGATCATTTCGCTGATCGCCGTGGCCATGACCTTCTTCGCCCTCGGCGCGCCGTTCGCCGGTGCCCTGGAAGTGATCGCCTACGCCGGCGCCATCATGGTGCTGTTCGTGTTCGTGGTGATGATGCTCAACCTCGGCCCGGCCGCGGTCCAGCAGGAACGCTCCTGGCTCAAGCCCGGCATCTGGGCTGGACCGGTGATCCTGTCCGCCCTGCTGCTGGGTGAACTGCTGTATGTGCTGTTCGCTCACCAGAGCGGCCAGGCCATCGGCCACACCACCGTAGGCGCCAAGGCCGTGGGCATCAGCCTGTTCGGTCCGTACCTGCTGGTGGTCGAACTCGCCTCGATGCTGCTGCTTGCCGCAGCCGTCACGGCGTTCCATTTGGGCCGTAACGAGGCGAAGGAGTAA
- the nuoI gene encoding NADH-quinone oxidoreductase subunit NuoI — MFKYIGDIVKGTGTQLRSLVMIFGHGFRKRDTLQYPEEPVYLAPRYRGRIVLTRDPDGEERCVACNLCAVACPVGCISLQKAETEDGRWYPDFFRINFSRCIFCGLCEEACPTTAIQLTPDFEMAEFKRQDLVYEKEDLLISGPGKNPDYNFYRVAGMAIAGKPKGAAQNEAEPINVKSLLP; from the coding sequence ATGTTCAAATATATTGGCGACATCGTTAAGGGTACCGGTACCCAACTGCGAAGCCTGGTCATGATCTTCGGCCATGGCTTTCGCAAGCGCGACACCCTGCAATACCCGGAGGAGCCGGTCTACCTGGCGCCGCGTTACCGTGGCCGTATCGTCCTGACCCGCGACCCCGACGGCGAAGAACGCTGCGTGGCCTGCAACCTGTGCGCCGTGGCATGCCCGGTGGGTTGCATCTCGCTGCAGAAAGCTGAAACCGAAGACGGTCGCTGGTACCCGGACTTCTTCCGCATCAACTTCTCGCGCTGCATTTTCTGCGGCCTCTGCGAGGAAGCCTGCCCGACCACCGCGATCCAGCTCACGCCGGATTTCGAGATGGCCGAGTTCAAACGTCAGGACCTGGTGTACGAGAAAGAAGATCTGCTGATTTCCGGTCCCGGTAAAAACCCTGATTACAACTTCTATCGTGTTGCAGGTATGGCCATTGCCGGTAAGCCAAAAGGCGCCGCGCAGAACGAAGCCGAACCGATCAACGTGAAGAGCTTGCTGCCTTAA
- the nuoN gene encoding NADH-quinone oxidoreductase subunit NuoN — MEFTIQHFIALAPLLITSATIIVVMLAIAWRRNHSQTFLLSVAGLNLALLSILPALKVAPLAVTPLMQIDSFACLYMALILVATLACVTLAHAYLGDGGSGYPGNREELYLLILMAAAGGLVLVSAQHLASLFIGLELLSVPVYGLVAYAFFNKRSLEAGIKYMVLSAAGSAFLLFGMALLYAEAGTLSFVGIGQALAATGLPSPIAQLGLGMMLIGLAFKLSLVPFHLWTPDVYEGAPAPVAAFLATASKVAVFAVMVRLFQISPVASSGVLSNVLTIIAIASILFGNLLALTQSNLKRLLGYSSIAHFGYLLIALIASKGLAVEAIGVYLVTYVITSLGAFGVITLMSSPYNGRDADALYEYRGLFWRRPYLTAVLTVMMLSLAGIPLTAGFIGKFYIIATGVEAHQWWLVGSLVLGSAIGVFYYLRVMVTLYLMEPNLRRHDAELHWEQKAGGVMLLAIAVLAFFLGVYPQPLLTLVQQAGLTG; from the coding sequence ATGGAATTCACGATTCAACACTTTATCGCGCTTGCGCCGCTGTTGATCACCAGCGCCACGATCATCGTGGTGATGCTGGCAATCGCCTGGCGCCGCAATCACTCACAGACCTTCCTGCTGTCGGTGGCGGGGCTGAACCTGGCCCTGCTGTCGATTCTGCCGGCCCTGAAAGTCGCGCCCCTGGCGGTCACGCCGTTGATGCAGATCGACAGCTTCGCCTGCCTCTACATGGCGTTGATCCTGGTCGCCACCCTGGCCTGCGTCACCCTCGCCCACGCCTACCTCGGCGATGGCGGTTCGGGTTACCCGGGCAACCGCGAAGAACTGTACCTGCTGATCCTGATGGCCGCCGCCGGTGGCCTGGTGCTGGTCAGCGCCCAGCACCTGGCCAGCCTGTTCATCGGCCTGGAACTGCTGTCGGTACCGGTCTACGGCCTGGTGGCCTACGCCTTCTTCAACAAGCGCTCCCTGGAAGCCGGCATCAAGTACATGGTGCTGTCGGCGGCCGGTTCCGCGTTCCTGTTGTTCGGCATGGCCCTGCTCTACGCCGAAGCCGGCACCCTGAGCTTCGTCGGCATCGGCCAGGCCCTGGCGGCCACCGGCCTGCCTAGCCCGATCGCACAACTGGGCCTGGGCATGATGCTGATCGGCCTGGCGTTCAAGCTGTCGCTGGTACCGTTCCACCTCTGGACCCCGGACGTCTACGAAGGCGCCCCGGCGCCGGTGGCGGCGTTCCTGGCCACCGCGTCGAAAGTGGCAGTGTTCGCGGTGATGGTGCGGCTGTTCCAGATCTCGCCAGTGGCCAGCAGCGGTGTGCTGAGCAACGTACTGACCATCATCGCCATCGCGTCGATCCTGTTCGGTAACCTGCTGGCACTGACCCAAAGCAACCTCAAGCGTCTGCTGGGTTACTCGTCCATCGCTCACTTCGGTTACCTGCTGATCGCTCTGATCGCCAGCAAGGGCCTGGCCGTGGAAGCCATCGGCGTGTACCTGGTCACCTACGTGATCACCAGCCTCGGCGCCTTCGGCGTGATCACCCTGATGTCCTCGCCGTACAACGGCCGCGACGCTGATGCCCTGTACGAATATCGCGGCCTGTTCTGGCGCCGTCCGTACCTGACCGCCGTGCTGACCGTGATGATGCTGTCCCTGGCCGGTATCCCGCTGACCGCCGGTTTCATCGGTAAGTTCTACATCATCGCCACCGGCGTCGAGGCTCACCAATGGTGGCTGGTCGGCTCCCTGGTGCTGGGCAGTGCCATCGGCGTGTTCTACTACCTGCGCGTCATGGTCACCCTGTACCTGATGGAACCGAACCTGCGTCGCCACGATGCCGAGTTGCACTGGGAGCAAAAGGCAGGCGGCGTGATGCTGCTGGCCATCGCCGTGTTGGCGTTCTTCCTCGGTGTGTACCCGCAGCCGTTGCTGACCCTGGTCCAGCAGGCAGGCCTGACGGGCTGA
- the nuoL gene encoding NADH-quinone oxidoreductase subunit L translates to MNLLFLTFVFPLIGFLLLSFSRGRWSENLSALVGVGSIGLSAIVTAYVIWQFNVAPPEGGVFVQVLWRWMAVEGFTPNFALYLDGLSLTMLGVVVGVGFLIHLFASWYMRGEAGYSRFFAYTNLFIASMLFLVLGDNLLFLYFGWEGVGLCSYLLIGFYYSNRNNGNAALKAFIVTRIGDVFMAIGLFILFQQLGTLNIQELLVKAPEHFKVGDFWIVLATLMLLGGAVGKSAQLPLQTWLADAMAGPTPVSALIHAATMVTAGVYLIARTHGLFALAPDILHLVGIVGGVTLVLAGFAALVQTDIKRILAYSTMSQIGYMFLALGVGAWEGAIFHLMTHAFFKALLFLASGAVIVACHHEQNIFKMGGLWKKLPLAYASFIVGGAALAALPLVTAGFYSKDEILWEAFASGNQGLLYAGLVGAFMTSLYTFRLIFIAFHGEAKTEAHAGHGIAHWLPLSVLIVLSTFVGAMITPPLADVLPQSVGHAGGEAKHSLEIASGAIALAGILLAALLFLGKRRFVTAIANSGIGRFLSAWWFAAWGFDWIYDKLFVKPYLAISHILRKDPLDQTIGLIPRMAKGGHTALSRTETGQLRWYAASMAAGAVLVIGAIVLVAV, encoded by the coding sequence ATGAACCTACTCTTTCTGACTTTCGTATTCCCCCTCATCGGTTTCCTGCTGCTGTCGTTCTCTCGTGGACGCTGGTCGGAAAACCTTTCGGCGCTGGTTGGCGTGGGTTCCATCGGCCTGTCTGCCATCGTCACGGCCTACGTGATCTGGCAATTCAACGTCGCCCCGCCCGAAGGCGGTGTGTTCGTGCAGGTGCTGTGGCGCTGGATGGCGGTGGAAGGCTTCACGCCGAACTTCGCCCTCTATCTGGACGGCCTGTCCCTCACCATGCTCGGCGTGGTGGTCGGCGTGGGTTTCCTGATCCACCTGTTCGCCTCCTGGTACATGCGCGGTGAAGCCGGTTATTCGCGCTTCTTCGCCTACACCAACCTGTTCATCGCCAGCATGCTGTTCCTGGTGCTCGGCGATAACCTGCTGTTCCTGTACTTCGGCTGGGAAGGCGTGGGCCTGTGCTCGTACCTGTTGATCGGTTTCTACTACAGCAACCGCAACAACGGTAATGCCGCACTCAAAGCGTTCATCGTGACCCGGATCGGCGACGTGTTCATGGCCATCGGCCTGTTCATCCTGTTCCAGCAACTGGGCACGCTGAACATCCAGGAACTGCTGGTCAAGGCGCCGGAACACTTCAAGGTCGGTGACTTCTGGATCGTCCTGGCGACCCTGATGCTGCTGGGTGGCGCCGTCGGTAAATCCGCGCAACTGCCGCTGCAAACCTGGTTGGCGGACGCGATGGCCGGCCCTACCCCGGTTTCGGCACTGATCCACGCCGCGACCATGGTCACCGCCGGTGTCTACCTGATTGCCCGTACCCACGGCCTGTTCGCCCTGGCGCCGGACATCCTGCACCTGGTCGGCATCGTCGGCGGCGTGACCCTGGTATTGGCCGGTTTTGCCGCGCTGGTACAGACCGACATCAAGCGCATCCTCGCCTACTCGACCATGAGCCAGATCGGCTACATGTTCCTGGCCCTGGGCGTCGGTGCCTGGGAAGGCGCGATCTTCCACCTGATGACCCACGCCTTCTTCAAGGCCCTGCTGTTCCTTGCCTCCGGTGCGGTGATCGTTGCCTGCCACCACGAGCAGAACATCTTCAAGATGGGCGGCCTGTGGAAGAAACTGCCGCTGGCCTACGCCAGCTTCATCGTCGGCGGCGCGGCCCTGGCGGCCCTGCCACTGGTCACCGCCGGTTTCTATTCCAAGGACGAGATCCTCTGGGAAGCGTTCGCCAGCGGTAACCAAGGCCTGCTCTATGCCGGCCTGGTGGGTGCGTTCATGACCTCGCTGTACACCTTCCGCCTGATCTTCATCGCGTTCCACGGTGAGGCCAAGACCGAAGCCCACGCCGGCCACGGCATTGCCCACTGGCTGCCACTGTCGGTGCTGATCGTGCTGTCGACCTTCGTCGGCGCCATGATCACCCCACCGCTGGCCGATGTGCTGCCGCAAAGCGTCGGCCATGCCGGCGGCGAAGCCAAGCACAGCCTGGAAATCGCCTCGGGCGCCATCGCCCTGGCGGGTATCCTGCTGGCCGCCCTGCTGTTCCTGGGCAAGCGTCGTTTCGTCACGGCCATCGCCAACAGCGGCATCGGGCGTTTCCTTTCGGCCTGGTGGTTCGCCGCCTGGGGCTTCGACTGGATCTACGACAAACTGTTCGTCAAGCCATACCTTGCGATCAGCCACATTCTGCGCAAAGACCCGCTCGACCAGACCATTGGCCTGATCCCGCGCATGGCCAAGGGCGGCCACACTGCCCTGAGCCGTACCGAGACCGGTCAACTGCGTTGGTATGCGGCTTCCATGGCGGCTGGCGCCGTGCTGGTTATCGGCGCCATCGTGCTGGTAGCGGTCTGA
- the nuoG gene encoding NADH-quinone oxidoreductase subunit NuoG: MATIHVDGKELEVDGADNLLQACLSLGLDIPYFCWHPALGSVGACRQCAVKQYTDENDKRGRIVMSCMTPATDGSWISIDDEEAKVFRASVVEWLMTNHPHDCPVCEEGGHCHLQDMTVMTGHNERRYRFTKRTHQNQDLGPFISHEMNRCIACYRCVRFYKDYAGGTDLGVFGAHDNVYFGRVEDGTLESEFSGNLTEVCPTGVFTDKTHSERYNRKWDMQFSPSICHGCSSGCNISPGERYGELRRIENRFNGSVNQYFLCDRGRFGYGYVNRKDRPRQPLLAGGAKLSLDEALDKAAELLRGRNIVGIGSPRASLESNYALRELVGAEHFYSGIEAGELERIRLVLQVLKDSPLPVPTMRDIEDHDAVFVLGEDLTQTAARMALALRQSVKGKAEDMADAMRVQPWLDAAVKNIGQHALNPLFIASLAETKLDDVAEECVHAAPDDLARIGFAVAHALDASAPAVDGLDSEAAALAQRIADALLAAKRPLIIAGTSLGSKALIEAAANIAKALKLREKNGSISLIVPEANSLGLAMLGGESVDAALQAVIDGSADAIVVLENDLYTRTDKARVDAALNAAKVLIVADHQKTATTDRAHLVLPAASFAEGDGTLVSQEGRAQRFFQVFDPTYLDASILVHEGWRWLHALRSTLLNQPVDWTQLDHATAACAESNPQLARIVDAAPSASFRIKGLKLAREPLRYSGRTAMRANISVHEPRTSQDKDTAFSFSMEGYSGSTEPRSQVPFAWSPGWNSPQAWNKFQDEVGGHLRAGDPGTRLIESQGDGLSWFASVPRAFNPAPGTWQVVPFHHLFGSEENSSKAAPVQERIPAAYVSLAKSEADRLGVNDGALLSLNVAGQTLRLPLRINEELGAGLVALPAGLAGIPPAIFGKTVDGLQEAAQ; the protein is encoded by the coding sequence ATGGCCACTATCCACGTAGACGGCAAAGAGCTCGAAGTCGATGGCGCAGACAACCTGTTACAGGCATGTCTGTCCCTGGGCCTCGACATCCCTTATTTCTGCTGGCACCCCGCCCTTGGCAGCGTAGGCGCCTGTCGCCAATGCGCGGTCAAGCAGTACACCGACGAAAACGACAAGCGTGGTCGGATCGTCATGTCCTGCATGACCCCCGCCACCGACGGCAGCTGGATCTCCATCGACGACGAAGAAGCGAAAGTGTTTCGCGCCAGCGTCGTCGAATGGCTGATGACCAACCACCCTCACGACTGCCCGGTCTGTGAAGAAGGCGGTCACTGCCACCTGCAAGACATGACGGTGATGACCGGCCACAACGAGCGCCGTTATCGCTTCACCAAGCGCACCCACCAGAACCAGGACCTCGGCCCGTTCATCTCCCACGAGATGAACCGCTGCATCGCCTGCTATCGCTGCGTGCGTTTCTACAAGGACTACGCCGGTGGCACCGACCTGGGAGTGTTCGGTGCCCACGACAACGTGTACTTCGGTCGCGTCGAAGACGGCACCCTGGAAAGCGAATTCTCCGGCAACCTCACCGAGGTCTGCCCGACCGGTGTGTTCACCGACAAGACCCACTCCGAGCGCTACAACCGCAAGTGGGACATGCAATTCTCGCCGAGCATCTGCCATGGCTGCTCCAGCGGTTGCAACATTTCTCCGGGCGAGCGCTACGGTGAACTGCGTCGCATCGAGAACCGCTTCAACGGTTCGGTGAACCAGTACTTCCTGTGCGACCGTGGCCGTTTCGGCTATGGCTACGTCAACCGCAAGGATCGTCCACGCCAGCCACTGCTGGCGGGCGGCGCCAAACTGAGCCTGGACGAAGCGCTGGACAAGGCCGCCGAACTGCTGCGCGGACGCAACATCGTCGGCATCGGCTCGCCACGGGCCAGCCTGGAAAGCAACTACGCCCTGCGTGAACTGGTCGGCGCCGAGCACTTCTACAGTGGCATCGAGGCCGGCGAGCTGGAACGCATCCGCCTGGTCCTGCAAGTGCTCAAGGACAGCCCGCTGCCGGTGCCGACGATGCGCGACATCGAAGACCACGACGCAGTGTTCGTCCTTGGCGAAGACCTGACCCAGACCGCCGCGCGCATGGCCCTGGCCCTGCGCCAGTCGGTCAAGGGCAAGGCTGAAGACATGGCCGACGCCATGCGCGTACAGCCATGGCTCGACGCCGCCGTGAAGAACATCGGCCAGCACGCATTGAACCCGCTGTTCATCGCCAGCCTCGCCGAAACCAAGCTCGACGACGTCGCCGAAGAATGCGTCCACGCCGCCCCTGACGACCTGGCGCGCATCGGTTTCGCCGTGGCCCACGCCCTGGACGCCAGCGCCCCGGCAGTCGACGGCCTGGACAGCGAAGCCGCCGCCCTGGCCCAGCGCATCGCCGATGCCCTTTTGGCAGCCAAGCGCCCACTGATCATCGCCGGCACCTCCCTGGGTTCCAAGGCCTTGATCGAAGCCGCCGCCAACATCGCCAAGGCCTTGAAGCTGCGGGAGAAGAACGGTTCCATCAGCCTGATCGTGCCGGAAGCCAACAGCCTCGGCCTGGCCATGCTCGGTGGCGAATCGGTGGACGCAGCGCTGCAAGCGGTGATCGACGGCAGCGCCGACGCCATCGTGGTACTGGAAAACGACCTGTACACCCGCACCGACAAAGCCCGGGTGGACGCCGCCCTGAACGCCGCGAAAGTGCTGATCGTCGCCGACCATCAGAAAACCGCCACCACCGACCGCGCCCACCTGGTGCTGCCGGCGGCGAGCTTCGCCGAAGGCGACGGTACGCTGGTCAGCCAGGAAGGCCGCGCCCAGCGCTTCTTCCAGGTATTCGACCCGACTTACCTGGACGCCAGCATCCTGGTTCACGAAGGCTGGCGCTGGTTGCATGCCCTGCGCTCGACCCTGCTGAACCAGCCGGTGGACTGGACGCAACTGGACCATGCCACCGCCGCCTGCGCCGAGAGCAACCCGCAACTGGCCCGGATCGTCGATGCCGCACCGTCGGCCTCGTTCCGCATCAAAGGCCTGAAGCTGGCGCGCGAACCGCTGCGCTACAGCGGTCGCACCGCCATGCGCGCGAACATCAGCGTGCATGAGCCGCGTACCTCCCAGGACAAGGACACTGCGTTCTCGTTCTCCATGGAAGGCTACTCGGGTTCGACCGAGCCGCGCTCCCAGGTGCCATTCGCCTGGTCGCCGGGCTGGAACTCGCCACAAGCCTGGAACAAGTTCCAGGACGAAGTCGGCGGTCACCTGCGTGCCGGCGACCCGGGCACACGCCTGATCGAGAGTCAGGGCGATGGCCTGAGCTGGTTCGCCAGCGTGCCGCGCGCCTTCAACCCGGCACCGGGTACCTGGCAGGTCGTGCCGTTCCATCACCTGTTCGGCAGCGAAGAGAACTCTTCCAAGGCCGCGCCGGTGCAGGAACGCATCCCAGCCGCCTATGTATCGCTGGCCAAGTCCGAAGCCGACCGCCTGGGTGTCAACGATGGCGCCCTGCTGAGCCTGAACGTGGCCGGCCAGACCCTGCGCCTGCCGCTGCGCATCAATGAAGAACTGGGCGCCGGCCTGGTGGCCCTGCCAGCTGGCCTGGCGGGTATCCCACCGGCGATATTCGGCAAAACCGTCGACGGTCTGCAGGAGGCAGCGCAATGA
- the nuoH gene encoding NADH-quinone oxidoreductase subunit NuoH has product MSWFTPEVIAVILTVLKAIVILLAVVVCGALLSFVERRLLGWWQDRYGPNRVGPFGMFQIAADMIKMFFKEDWTPPFADKVIFTLAPVVAMSALLIAFAIIPITPTWGVADLNIGLLFFFAMAGLSVYAVLFAGWSSNNKFALLGSLRASAQTVSYEVFMGLALMGIVIQAGSFNMRDIVEYQAQNLWFIIPQFFGFCTFFIAGVAVTHRHPFDQPEAEQELADGYHIEYAGMKWGMFFVGEYIGIILISALLVTLFFGGWHGPFGILPQLSFVWFALKTAFFIMLFVLLRASIPRPRYDQVMDFSWKFCLPLTLINMLVTAAIVLMNAPAAAVQ; this is encoded by the coding sequence ATGAGCTGGTTCACCCCTGAAGTGATCGCTGTGATCCTGACGGTCCTCAAGGCCATCGTGATCCTGCTGGCCGTGGTGGTCTGCGGCGCGTTGCTGAGCTTCGTCGAACGTCGCCTGCTGGGCTGGTGGCAGGACCGCTACGGTCCGAACCGCGTCGGCCCGTTCGGCATGTTCCAGATCGCCGCCGACATGATCAAGATGTTCTTCAAGGAAGACTGGACGCCGCCGTTTGCCGACAAGGTGATCTTCACCCTGGCACCGGTCGTGGCCATGAGCGCCTTGCTGATCGCCTTCGCGATCATCCCGATCACCCCGACCTGGGGCGTGGCGGACCTGAACATCGGCCTGCTGTTCTTCTTCGCCATGGCCGGCCTGTCGGTGTATGCGGTGCTGTTCGCCGGCTGGTCGAGCAACAACAAGTTCGCCCTGCTGGGCAGCCTGCGGGCCTCGGCCCAGACCGTGTCCTACGAAGTGTTCATGGGCCTGGCGCTCATGGGCATCGTGATCCAGGCCGGTTCGTTCAACATGCGCGACATCGTCGAGTACCAGGCCCAGAACCTGTGGTTCATCATTCCGCAGTTCTTCGGTTTCTGCACCTTCTTCATCGCTGGCGTGGCCGTGACTCACCGTCACCCCTTCGACCAGCCGGAAGCGGAACAGGAACTGGCCGACGGTTACCACATTGAATATGCCGGCATGAAATGGGGCATGTTCTTCGTCGGTGAGTACATCGGCATCATCCTGATCTCGGCATTGCTGGTGACGTTGTTCTTCGGTGGCTGGCACGGTCCGTTCGGCATCCTGCCGCAACTGTCCTTCGTCTGGTTCGCCCTGAAGACCGCGTTCTTCATCATGCTGTTCGTCCTGCTGCGCGCCTCGATCCCGCGCCCACGCTACGACCAGGTGATGGACTTCAGCTGGAAATTCTGCCTGCCGCTGACCCTGATCAACATGCTGGTGACCGCTGCGATCGTTTTGATGAACGCGCCTGCGGCCGCGGTTCAGTGA